In Cryptomeria japonica chromosome 10, Sugi_1.0, whole genome shotgun sequence, a genomic segment contains:
- the LOC131068174 gene encoding WUSCHEL-related homeobox 9: MGSRSHWPNLFKVNPSPLQRQISSSLTISTEKASAVEGTSSSRATRENIRAKQRWSALPEQRDILEEIFKSGMQSPDLENIQRITSLLQAYGHVEESSIFYWFQNRKSREKRKQQLNSKSSSAPSSGEVLPPTMPPPQQMNAVSCDRCRNAMITVPAIMNDGTIVHTEGGDMNQNASALTVFINGIPFDASIWPINVKAQFGEKAVLLNSSGQRVPVDQHGFILNALEHLGVYHLVYV, encoded by the exons ATGGGTTCCAGGAGCCATTGGCCAAATCTGTTCAAAGTGAACCCTTCACCACTGCAGCGTCAAATCAGCTCATCTTTAACAATATCTACCGAAAAGGCGTCTGCTGTTGAAG GAACATCGTCATCTAGGGCAACACGCGAAAACATCCGAGCAAAGCAGAGATGGAGTGCCCTTCCAGAACAAAGGGATATTTTAGAAGAAATTTTCAAATCTGGAATGCAAAGTCCAGACTTAGAGAATATACAGAGAATCACTAGTTTGCTTCAAGCATATGGGCATGTTGAAGAATCCAGTATCTTCTACTGGtttcaaaatagaaaatcaagagagaagagaaaacaaCAGTTAAACTCTAAAAGTAGTTCCGCACCCAGCAGTGGAGAAGTTTTACCACCTACAATGCCTCCACCTCAACAGATGAATGCAGTCAGTTGTGATCGATGCCGAAACGCCATGATAACTGTACCAGCAATAATGAATGACGGCACTATCGTTCATACTG AAGGAGGTGACATGAATCAGAATGCTTCTGCATTAACTGTATTCATCAATGGCATTCCATTTGATGCCTCCATTTGGCCTATCAATGTGAAGGCTCAGTTCGGTGAGAAAGCAGTTCTGCTTAATTCCTCTGGCCAACGAGTCCCTGTGGATCAACACGGATTCATATTGAATGCATTAGAACACCTAGGCGTGTATCATCTG GTCTATGTCTGA